The Candidatus Culexarchaeum yellowstonense genome includes a window with the following:
- a CDS encoding M20/M25/M40 family metallo-hydrolase produces MDPLDVLRRLVAVNTVNSPEQGLKCGGEAADLILEMFSSVGVKGEVLECNGFYSVFGVLGGGRPVTMFLAHFDTVPVNPSEWKFNPFELTVVGNRGYGRGSVDDKGNVAAIMCAVERLVKRGFKGTLIYAFTGDEEIGGVNGARAVRDRLLELGLKPDYLVNGDGHGMQVIVRRRCGFSVRVSVPAVRRVVRGVRFTRRFNVETPVYETRHAAYFMPGVDLHPLIAASYYLRLNPDLHVAGLRGDFSKSNVLPGFVELDLVSLDEHGELLEVDDSLSNLLRSIVPLVRAPLKPELYSDFGVSITPNYYRFSDGVHSLVFDVRAMSGDAGFLEPLRGVLARNLPGGGVEFRGGAGYLYTDEGEDIVRFALEVLGGLGVGGLAVEACGASDSRFYAPIGVKCIDFGPRGGGIHGPNEYVEIDSLYKTVDFYGNLYLKLSRSI; encoded by the coding sequence TTGGATCCTCTCGATGTTCTCCGTAGGCTTGTGGCTGTTAATACTGTTAATAGTCCTGAGCAGGGGTTGAAGTGTGGTGGGGAGGCTGCTGACCTTATCCTTGAAATGTTTTCCAGTGTTGGTGTTAAGGGTGAGGTTTTGGAGTGTAATGGTTTTTATAGTGTTTTTGGTGTTTTGGGTGGGGGTAGGCCTGTCACCATGTTTCTCGCCCACTTCGATACTGTTCCAGTTAATCCTTCTGAGTGGAAGTTTAACCCCTTTGAGTTGACTGTTGTGGGTAATAGGGGGTATGGTAGGGGTTCTGTGGATGATAAGGGGAATGTGGCTGCAATTATGTGTGCTGTGGAGCGTCTTGTGAAGCGTGGTTTTAAGGGGACTTTGATTTATGCTTTTACTGGTGATGAGGAGATTGGTGGTGTTAATGGTGCTAGGGCTGTTAGGGATAGGCTTTTGGAGTTGGGTTTGAAGCCTGATTACCTTGTTAATGGTGATGGTCATGGGATGCAGGTTATTGTGCGTAGGAGGTGTGGTTTTAGTGTTAGGGTTAGTGTTCCCGCTGTTAGGAGGGTTGTTAGGGGTGTTAGGTTTACTAGGAGGTTTAATGTTGAAACTCCTGTTTATGAGACTAGGCATGCAGCCTATTTTATGCCTGGCGTTGATTTGCATCCATTGATTGCCGCATCATATTATCTTAGGTTGAATCCAGATCTACATGTGGCTGGTTTGAGGGGGGATTTCTCTAAGAGTAATGTTTTGCCTGGTTTTGTGGAGCTTGATCTTGTTAGTTTGGATGAGCATGGTGAGCTTTTGGAGGTGGATGATTCCCTATCCAATCTTTTGAGGTCCATTGTCCCCTTGGTTAGGGCTCCACTTAAACCTGAACTTTACAGTGATTTCGGCGTTTCCATAACCCCGAATTATTATAGGTTTTCTGATGGTGTTCACAGTTTGGTTTTTGATGTTAGGGCTATGTCTGGGGATGCTGGTTTCCTTGAGCCTCTTAGGGGTGTTTTGGCTAGGAATCTCCCTGGTGGTGGTGTGGAGTTTAGGGGTGGTGCAGGCTACTTGTATACTGATGAGGGTGAGGATATTGTGAGGTTTGCATTGGAGGTTTTGGGTGGTCTTGGGGTTGGGGGTTTGGCTGTGGAGGCTTGTGGTGCTTCTGATTCAAGGTTTTATGCTCCCATTGGGGTTAAGTGTATTGATTTTGGTCCTCGTGGTGGTGGGATTCATGGGCCAAACGAGTATGTGGAGATTGACTCCCTATATAAGACTGTGGATTTCTATGGGAATCTCTACCTGAAACTTTCACGTTCTATTTGA
- a CDS encoding stage II sporulation protein M: MKLKTYIAASATTLILGIIAGLETTTPTQEAQQLIEPLRELAKQYMPYTIQTVTLIFTKNLVAVMVMWLSGTLLTIPTIASLALNGYIIGIVMALTGNPVKALIAILPHGVIELPAVTIAGACGLRIGVEAARKIASIITHGNASITKAFKETIKPMIISITLLIPAAIIEVYVTPTLIAIFK, translated from the coding sequence GTGAAACTGAAAACATACATTGCAGCCTCAGCAACCACACTAATCCTAGGAATAATAGCTGGACTGGAAACCACAACACCCACACAGGAAGCACAACAACTAATAGAGCCACTAAGGGAGCTAGCCAAACAATACATGCCATACACCATACAAACAGTAACCCTAATATTCACCAAAAACCTAGTGGCAGTAATGGTGATGTGGCTATCAGGAACACTACTCACAATACCCACAATTGCAAGCCTAGCATTAAACGGCTACATAATAGGCATAGTGATGGCTTTAACTGGAAACCCAGTTAAGGCCCTGATAGCCATACTCCCACACGGAGTAATAGAGCTACCAGCAGTAACCATTGCAGGGGCATGCGGACTAAGAATAGGGGTGGAAGCAGCCAGGAAAATTGCCTCCATAATCACCCATGGAAACGCCTCCATAACCAAGGCATTTAAAGAAACCATTAAACCCATGATAATCAGCATAACCCTCCTAATACCAGCAGCAATAATAGAGGTATATGTAACCCCCACACTAATAGCCATATTCAAATAG
- a CDS encoding DUF1893 domain-containing protein, producing the protein MKSNLQIARETLEKLNQKLAIAKNGKIIYMSTESGVKGLLKAIEEIQEELRGASMADKIVGKAAALLAIHAGINEVYAETISLNGLKTLEKWRVKVEYETLTPTIMDKSGLKPCPMEEATKNIENPKEAYEKLKSMSSSIMKM; encoded by the coding sequence ATGAAAAGCAACCTACAAATAGCAAGGGAAACACTGGAAAAACTAAACCAGAAACTGGCAATAGCGAAAAATGGGAAAATAATATACATGTCCACGGAAAGCGGAGTAAAAGGATTACTGAAGGCCATAGAGGAAATCCAAGAAGAACTTAGAGGAGCATCCATGGCAGACAAAATAGTTGGGAAAGCAGCAGCACTACTAGCAATACATGCAGGGATAAATGAAGTTTACGCTGAAACCATAAGCCTAAATGGACTTAAAACACTGGAAAAGTGGAGGGTAAAAGTGGAATACGAAACTTTGACACCAACAATAATGGATAAAAGTGGATTAAAACCATGCCCAATGGAGGAAGCCACCAAAAACATTGAAAACCCAAAAGAGGCATACGAAAAACTAAAATCCATGAGTAGCAGTATAATGAAAATGTGA